The region TCGATCGACTTCGCTCCAAGGGCAACCATTACCAGGCGATCCAAACCTAATGCGCAGCCGCTGCAGGCCGGCAGTCCGCTGCGCATCGCTTCGATCAACTGACTTGCCTCAGGCAGGCGTGGCTTGCCGAGCTGCTGTCGGGCCTCGTTGTTGATTCGATTACGCTGGACAAGCACCTCGGCGTCGAGAAGTTCGTCGTAGCCGTTGGCCAATTCCATACCGTCAACAAACAACTCAAAGCGGCACGCGACGCGCGGATTGTCTTCGTCCAACCGAGCCAATGCGGCTTGCGATGCGGGATAGTGATACAAGATCACCGGCGAATCGAAACCAAGCTTCGGCTGAATGAGTTCCCCCATCAGCAGCTCTAAGAGGCCATCGAGATCGTCGTTCGAAAATGATTTTGGCACATTGACGTTTTGCGCACTCGCCACGTCGCGCAGTGCCTCGGCAGTGACTGACAAAGGATCGAAGCCAAGATGAGATTGAAACAGTTCTTGATAGCTGACCAGTTGGGCCGGACCACGCTTTAAAACGGCTTCGGCGAGGTCGGAAAGCAGCTGCATGCCGGCCTTCAAATCGTCGCCGACGCGGTACCATTCGACCAGGGTGAATTCGACGTTGTGCTGCGAACCAACTTCGGCCAATCGAAATGCTTTAGCGATCTGAAAGATGGCTTCCGCGCCGTCCGCCACAAGCCGCTTCATGGCGAACTCTGGCGACGTCTGCAGATAGAAGGCGTCACCATGCTGAGGCTCGGCCGGGTTCCAGGAAAGCGTGACCGGCACCGGATCGAGATGCGTGTCGATGACCGTATCGCGCGAGAGCAGCGGCGTCTCGACTTCCCAGAAGCCCAGCGAAAGAAAGAACTGCCGCACCGCTTGAGTGATCTCGTGACGACGCTTCAAGTGATCAAGCGACGCCGTCGGTCGCCAGGAATCTTGTGACATGGGATTGATTTCGATGGTGGACTTGGGCTCATTCAAACCGGGGTGGCAACAGGTAGGGTGCGTCTCGACGCACCAGAATCATCCAATCGGTTTCCACCCACTATGCTTGGCAATGCATTTTCTTTCGGGATCAATTACGTTGTCATGAGCAGCGTGGCGTCACGACGGTTTGCCAGGGCATGGTGCGTCGAGACGCACCCTACGCTGTGGTGGGGCATAAAAAAAGAGCACATCGTATGGCGATGTGCTCTTAGGTTGGTTGATGCTCGCCGGAGGGCGATTAGGCTTCGGCTCGCGAAGCTCGGGCTTCTCGCAGACCGCGGCTGAGGATGTCTCGCAGCAGTGGCGAGTAATCTTCATAGCCCACTTTGGTCGGAGCGCCTTCAGCGT is a window of Bremerella sp. TYQ1 DNA encoding:
- the epmA gene encoding EF-P lysine aminoacylase EpmA encodes the protein MSQDSWRPTASLDHLKRRHEITQAVRQFFLSLGFWEVETPLLSRDTVIDTHLDPVPVTLSWNPAEPQHGDAFYLQTSPEFAMKRLVADGAEAIFQIAKAFRLAEVGSQHNVEFTLVEWYRVGDDLKAGMQLLSDLAEAVLKRGPAQLVSYQELFQSHLGFDPLSVTAEALRDVASAQNVNVPKSFSNDDLDGLLELLMGELIQPKLGFDSPVILYHYPASQAALARLDEDNPRVACRFELFVDGMELANGYDELLDAEVLVQRNRINNEARQQLGKPRLPEASQLIEAMRSGLPACSGCALGLDRLVMVALGAKSIEEVIPFPTRKA